In Rhodococcus sp. OK302, one genomic interval encodes:
- a CDS encoding branched-chain amino acid ABC transporter ATP-binding protein/permease has product MVTLWRNFRSLPSWIIPLVLGVVIMLLPTLGLDLSTSRQIQLACILALVVSGLNLSLGFAGELALGQAAMYAAGAYTAGLMSQAGHTDIVLQLAASGAVALAVGILTGVPGLRLGNWSLAMTSFFLVLLVPDVLAIFGGKTGGRNGLTGMEPPTLFGSELDTQQYYIVVVVVTILWFVVMRNLVVSRHGIAFRTLKQSPVLASSQGVSVFRMKLLGYAIGAFPAGLAGALFANTDLFISPEAFGFTFATAVLAASILGGAASVYGAVVGAAIMQLGPNQSTAFQEYSLIFYGGFLIVGGVLLSGGLTKVGRTLVAKLDRKAGIGVVIAKERGGATPELAPIKGATLVVDNVSKAFGGNQALNAATLTAEAGKVTALIGPNGSGKTTMLNMICGFYTADTGVIRIGDTVVSQSSPHKVARVGVARTFQTPTIPENITVLEAVASGRYSVHRASMASAVLRLPSFRKVAKADIVEAERVLELVGMSHLRNEIATSLPLGMRRMLEVARAIVAEPRVVLFDEVASGLDEDELERLADLIRVLRDAGATVVLVEHNFRLVLSLADEIVVLAQGQVIATGDAATIERHPRVLSEYLGVKAGDEDILLSDIGLAEISEVK; this is encoded by the coding sequence ATGGTGACACTGTGGCGGAACTTCCGTTCCCTTCCGAGTTGGATCATCCCGCTGGTTCTCGGTGTGGTGATCATGTTGCTGCCGACTCTCGGGCTCGACCTGTCCACGTCCCGTCAGATTCAGTTGGCCTGCATCCTTGCGCTGGTCGTCAGCGGCCTGAACCTCAGCCTCGGATTTGCCGGCGAACTGGCACTCGGCCAGGCTGCGATGTACGCAGCCGGCGCATACACGGCGGGCTTGATGTCGCAGGCCGGCCACACCGATATCGTGTTGCAGCTTGCTGCTTCAGGTGCGGTGGCACTGGCAGTCGGCATCCTCACCGGCGTTCCCGGTCTGCGACTGGGCAACTGGTCATTGGCAATGACGTCGTTCTTCTTGGTGCTGCTCGTGCCGGACGTGCTGGCAATTTTCGGCGGCAAGACCGGTGGGCGTAACGGCCTGACCGGAATGGAACCGCCGACGCTGTTCGGATCCGAACTCGACACTCAGCAGTACTACATCGTTGTTGTCGTCGTGACCATCCTCTGGTTCGTCGTCATGCGGAACCTGGTGGTGTCGCGCCACGGAATCGCGTTCCGCACGCTCAAGCAGTCGCCGGTTCTGGCGTCGTCGCAGGGTGTCTCGGTGTTCCGGATGAAGCTGCTGGGGTACGCGATCGGTGCGTTCCCCGCCGGTCTCGCGGGAGCGTTGTTCGCAAATACCGACCTCTTCATCTCGCCGGAAGCCTTCGGGTTTACCTTTGCCACAGCAGTTCTGGCGGCTTCGATCCTGGGCGGTGCTGCGAGTGTCTACGGCGCGGTGGTCGGCGCTGCGATCATGCAGCTCGGCCCCAATCAGTCGACGGCGTTTCAGGAGTATTCGCTGATCTTCTACGGCGGTTTCCTCATCGTGGGTGGCGTTCTACTCTCGGGTGGTTTGACTAAGGTCGGTCGAACTTTGGTGGCCAAGCTTGACCGCAAGGCGGGGATCGGCGTTGTCATTGCGAAGGAAAGGGGCGGGGCCACACCAGAACTCGCTCCGATCAAGGGTGCGACCCTCGTCGTGGACAATGTGTCCAAGGCATTCGGCGGAAACCAGGCCCTGAATGCGGCAACTCTGACGGCGGAAGCCGGCAAGGTTACCGCGCTCATCGGACCTAACGGCTCGGGCAAGACGACGATGCTCAACATGATCTGCGGGTTCTATACCGCCGATACCGGAGTCATCCGGATCGGTGACACTGTTGTGTCGCAGTCGTCTCCGCACAAGGTGGCGCGTGTGGGTGTGGCGCGTACCTTCCAGACTCCGACGATTCCCGAGAACATCACCGTTCTGGAAGCTGTTGCATCAGGACGATACTCGGTTCACCGGGCTTCGATGGCCTCGGCTGTTCTGCGGTTGCCCAGCTTCCGCAAGGTAGCGAAGGCTGACATCGTCGAGGCCGAGCGAGTGCTCGAACTCGTCGGAATGTCGCATCTGCGCAACGAAATTGCGACATCGCTGCCCCTGGGTATGCGTCGTATGCTCGAAGTTGCGCGAGCGATCGTCGCCGAACCCCGAGTGGTTCTCTTCGACGAGGTGGCATCGGGACTCGACGAGGACGAACTCGAACGTCTTGCCGATCTCATCAGAGTTCTCCGTGACGCCGGCGCAACAGTTGTGTTGGTAGAGCACAACTTCCGGCTCGTTCTGTCCCTGGCGGACGAGATCGTGGTCCTGGCTCAAGGTCAGGTCATTGCCACCGGTGATGCGGCGACGATCGAGCGTCATCCCCGCGTTCTGAGTGAGTATCTCGGCGTGAAGGCCGGCGACGAGGATATTCTTCTCAGCGACATCGGTCTTGCAGAGATCAGTGAGGTGAAGTGA
- a CDS encoding branched-chain amino acid ABC transporter permease → MTILWSGLALGAVYVLVAIGYNIVFVSSNTFNFAQAQLMMVGTFVAYTGLVTLKLPVLVVAVMATVTVMLLASIEEIVAIRPVADHQNQLVTTMGVATLLNGATQLIWGSEPLTVPFFGSNDPITLLGGRAYPVEIALLVTAIALVIGLSYVSKKTMTGLALIGISEDREAAMLRGVNVRRLALGAFAFSGALAGVLGLFVGPKTFAVATLGAALALKGFVALAIGGFGSLPGALIGGLTVGLVESFTALYLGSQYSNIAVFTVLIIVLMVKPAGLFGNVRERVV, encoded by the coding sequence ATGACCATTCTTTGGTCCGGTCTGGCGCTCGGCGCGGTCTACGTGCTGGTCGCCATCGGGTACAACATAGTTTTCGTTTCTTCCAACACCTTCAACTTCGCTCAAGCTCAGCTGATGATGGTGGGCACGTTTGTTGCCTACACCGGTTTGGTCACCCTGAAACTGCCGGTTCTCGTGGTGGCGGTGATGGCAACCGTCACGGTGATGCTGCTGGCCTCGATCGAGGAGATCGTTGCCATCCGTCCGGTGGCCGACCATCAAAATCAGTTGGTCACGACTATGGGCGTGGCGACGCTCCTCAACGGCGCAACTCAGTTGATCTGGGGTAGTGAGCCACTGACTGTTCCGTTCTTCGGGTCGAACGATCCGATCACGTTGCTCGGTGGACGTGCATACCCGGTCGAGATAGCGCTGCTGGTTACCGCGATCGCGCTGGTCATCGGTTTGAGCTACGTCTCGAAGAAGACCATGACAGGCTTGGCGTTGATCGGTATCTCCGAGGATCGCGAAGCGGCGATGCTCCGTGGTGTCAATGTCCGTCGACTCGCGTTGGGCGCCTTCGCGTTCTCCGGTGCTTTGGCCGGCGTTCTGGGACTCTTTGTGGGGCCCAAGACATTTGCCGTCGCAACATTGGGTGCAGCATTGGCGCTCAAGGGTTTCGTTGCCTTGGCGATCGGCGGATTCGGTTCTCTCCCCGGCGCTTTGATCGGCGGACTCACGGTCGGTCTCGTCGAGTCGTTTACCGCGCTTTACCTCGGAAGTCAGTACAGCAACATTGCCGTATTCACGGTCCTCATCATCGTTCTGATGGTCAAACCTGCCGGCCTGTTCGGCAACGTACGAGAACGGGTGGTGTGA
- a CDS encoding heat shock protein transcriptional repressor HspR: MTERPKNQRDVSLDPDAQIFVISVAAELAGMHAQTLRNYDRLGLVTPHRTTGGGRRYSPRDVALLREVQRLSQDEGVNLAGIKRIIELTNQVEALQHRVRELAEEVAKVHAGYRRELVPIPRNNALVVWKPRNQR; this comes from the coding sequence ATGACCGAACGTCCGAAGAATCAACGAGACGTATCGCTCGATCCTGACGCTCAGATTTTCGTGATTTCGGTGGCAGCTGAACTGGCGGGCATGCATGCGCAGACTCTGCGCAACTACGACCGCCTCGGTTTGGTGACGCCGCATCGCACTACCGGTGGCGGACGACGTTACTCACCGCGAGATGTTGCACTTCTCCGTGAGGTGCAGCGACTTTCTCAGGACGAGGGCGTCAATCTCGCCGGTATCAAGCGGATCATCGAACTGACGAATCAGGTTGAGGCACTTCAGCATCGGGTACGAGAACTGGCGGAAGAGGTAGCCAAGGTTCATGCCGGCTATCGCCGTGAACTCGTCCCCATCCCACGCAACAATGCGCTGGTGGTGTGGAAGCCTCGCAATCAGCGGTAA
- the dnaJ gene encoding molecular chaperone DnaJ translates to MSQREWIEKDFYKELGVSSTASADEIKKAYRKLARDLHPDANPDDKKAEERFKAVSEANTILSDPEKRKEYDEARRLFASGGFGPSGQGGGGFNPGAGGFDVSDLFGGGAGGQDSGLGDIFGGLFNRGGQRTASPNRPRRGKDLETETTLGFREAALGETIPLRITSPASCTTCHGSGAKPGTSPRVCPHCNGTGVINRNQGAFGFSEPCDDCRGTGSIIDSPCDDCHGNGVTNRTRTITVRVPAGVSDGTKIRLKGKGEAGLRGAPAGDLFVNIRVRPDSVFGRNGDDLTVTVPVSYGELVLGTTLSVPTLEGRVGVKIPAGTVDGRVLRVRGRGIPKRPEGAGDLLVTVKVSVPQKLDDAAIEALETYLEAEKASGFDPRAGWAGV, encoded by the coding sequence GCAAGCTGGCCCGGGATCTGCATCCCGACGCCAACCCTGACGACAAGAAGGCTGAAGAGCGCTTCAAGGCCGTCAGTGAAGCGAACACGATCTTGTCGGATCCGGAAAAGCGCAAGGAATACGACGAAGCTCGAAGGCTCTTTGCCAGTGGTGGTTTCGGCCCCAGCGGGCAGGGCGGCGGTGGATTCAATCCAGGCGCCGGAGGCTTCGATGTCAGCGACCTGTTCGGCGGCGGCGCCGGTGGGCAGGATTCGGGACTCGGCGACATCTTCGGCGGATTGTTCAACCGTGGCGGTCAGCGAACCGCTTCACCGAATCGTCCGCGCCGAGGCAAGGACCTCGAAACCGAAACCACTCTCGGGTTCCGTGAAGCGGCACTCGGCGAAACGATTCCGCTGAGGATTACCAGCCCCGCATCATGCACAACCTGTCACGGTAGCGGCGCAAAACCGGGCACCAGTCCGCGAGTATGCCCGCACTGCAACGGAACCGGTGTCATCAACCGCAACCAGGGCGCCTTCGGATTCAGCGAGCCGTGTGACGACTGCCGGGGTACCGGCTCGATCATCGACTCGCCGTGCGACGACTGCCATGGCAACGGCGTCACCAACCGCACTCGTACCATCACGGTGCGCGTGCCGGCCGGTGTCAGTGACGGGACGAAGATCAGGCTCAAAGGTAAGGGCGAAGCGGGACTCCGCGGCGCGCCGGCCGGCGACCTCTTTGTCAACATCCGGGTACGTCCCGATTCGGTATTCGGACGCAACGGCGATGACCTGACTGTGACGGTTCCGGTGAGCTACGGCGAACTGGTTCTCGGTACCACTCTCTCGGTCCCGACGTTGGAAGGTCGTGTCGGGGTGAAGATTCCGGCGGGGACCGTCGACGGACGCGTCCTGCGCGTACGGGGACGCGGTATCCCGAAGCGGCCCGAAGGTGCCGGCGATCTACTGGTCACTGTGAAGGTGTCGGTTCCGCAGAAGTTGGACGATGCCGCGATCGAAGCGCTCGAGACCTATCTCGAAGCAGAGAAGGCGAGCGGATTCGATCCACGGGCCGGGTGGGCCGGTGTGTGA